The following proteins are encoded in a genomic region of Arcobacter suis CECT 7833:
- a CDS encoding ATP-dependent zinc protease family protein — protein MSQKKIIGRREIISILDLELFDLDVKIDTGADSNSLHCDDIFVDDEKFVHFTLLDEIHSAYHGKKMKMPLYKFKRVKSSNGTVQLRASIKVDILFFGKKYKTVISLTDRSDMKYPMLIGRKFLTERFLVDVSKEYLTKAN, from the coding sequence ATGTCACAAAAAAAGATTATAGGAAGAAGAGAAATAATATCTATTTTAGATTTAGAACTGTTCGATTTAGATGTAAAAATTGACACAGGAGCTGATTCTAATTCACTGCATTGCGATGATATTTTTGTCGATGATGAAAAATTTGTACATTTTACATTGTTAGATGAAATTCATTCTGCTTATCATGGTAAAAAAATGAAAATGCCACTTTATAAATTTAAAAGAGTTAAGAGTTCAAATGGAACTGTACAATTAAGAGCATCTATAAAAGTAGATATTTTGTTTTTTGGTAAAAAATACAAAACAGTTATTTCTTTAACAGATCGTTCTGATATGAAGTATCCAATGCTAATTGGAAGAAAATTTTTAACTGAGCGTTTTTTAGTTGATGTTTCAAAAGAATATCTTACAAAAGCAAATTAA
- a CDS encoding phosphatidylserine decarboxylase, producing MHITNLISSYFGKFAKKEFPSPLQKLINSSYVKLMGLNMSEFKNARYYKSLNDLFTRELIIKREINENQNVIISPTDSLITQCGQIQNDIALQIKGMEYSVEELLTYYCSSNFEKIKDGSFMNFYLSPKDYHRYHAPCDFKLLKLIHVPGKLYPVNLKYLNKEFELFVQNERVILECETNGKIFYMVFVGALNVGQMVFEFENRVETNTNAKEMKVYTYENIEISKGECLGYFKMGSTVVMLWENEMIELDNLLNQNVKFGQKIANYL from the coding sequence ATGCATATTACAAATCTTATCTCTTCATATTTTGGAAAGTTCGCTAAAAAAGAGTTTCCTTCACCTCTTCAAAAACTAATAAATTCTAGTTATGTTAAATTGATGGGGTTAAATATGAGTGAATTTAAAAATGCGAGATATTACAAATCTTTAAATGATTTATTTACAAGGGAATTAATCATAAAAAGAGAGATAAACGAAAATCAAAATGTAATTATTTCTCCAACTGATAGTTTAATCACACAATGTGGACAAATTCAAAATGATATTGCTTTACAAATAAAAGGTATGGAATATAGTGTTGAAGAGTTATTAACTTATTATTGTTCATCAAATTTTGAAAAAATAAAAGATGGTTCTTTTATGAACTTTTATTTATCACCAAAAGATTACCACAGATACCATGCTCCTTGTGATTTTAAACTTCTAAAATTAATCCATGTTCCAGGGAAACTTTATCCAGTTAATTTAAAATATTTAAACAAAGAGTTTGAACTTTTTGTTCAAAATGAAAGAGTAATTTTAGAGTGTGAAACAAATGGAAAAATCTTTTATATGGTTTTCGTTGGTGCTTTAAATGTAGGTCAAATGGTATTTGAATTTGAAAATAGAGTTGAAACAAATACAAATGCAAAAGAGATGAAAGTTTATACTTACGAAAACATCGAAATATCAAAAGGTGAATGTTTAGGATATTTCAAAATGGGTTCAACAGTTGTAATGTTATGGGAAAATGAGATGATTGAACTTGATAATTTGTTAAATCAAAATGTGAAATTTGGTCAAAAAATAGCAAATTATTTATAG
- a CDS encoding EAL domain-containing protein has protein sequence MNNKIFFKIGWLFIVTFLIYLFCVVFFLSPKINNYLIQTEIQNSKIQFNKVVSLINNKAKNITNKEALNKEVELLLSSFALGKSGYVYIVDGLGKVIFDPSGEFKNLEELKVVLPQNGKKLIDEIKSSYVKKETLEYNWNRIYDPNNFNYKKISWIEYNKNLDWYIISSVYEDDFSSFVERISSLILNILILIFVVLAVIALFIIIKIIAPINKMVKEVQKANINIDGFKNGIKAKDEIGFLATQFNTLLDQVETNRKTFEEQVLAKTKEIQNKLYYDDLTNLKNRHALEDDIKDIDFVSIALLDIDSFDDINELYGFSTGNLVLIEVGKILNEFSLKYDVLAYRIYGNVFCLADKNMMSFYKFYELIEELRILFKNMPIYIEQLDIDIFINITLGISMAQEESIKTAGIALKKAKKNNLPYFVYNNEIDTKEIIEKSMYWREKIKKAIENDKVIPFYQAIFDRNKNIVKYETLMRIEDINEKDETIYLSPYFFLDISVKTKQYLQLSNQIIFKALNDLTKTDKQISINLSFKDILDTEFINFLDKSLNQIANEDKKRVVFEILESDYISDYTLLEDFIAKYREQGIKIAIDDFGTGYSNFAHILKIRPNYIKIDGSLIKNIYSDKNSYEMVKSIIDFSKALNIRVIAEFVHSQEVFDSLVSLGVDEFQGFYLAEPAPNFL, from the coding sequence TTGAATAATAAGATATTTTTTAAAATAGGTTGGTTGTTTATTGTAACTTTTTTAATATATTTATTTTGTGTGGTATTCTTTTTATCTCCTAAAATAAATAATTATTTAATTCAAACAGAAATACAAAACTCAAAAATTCAATTTAACAAAGTAGTTTCACTTATAAATAATAAAGCAAAAAATATTACAAATAAAGAAGCTTTAAATAAAGAAGTTGAATTATTACTTTCAAGTTTTGCTTTGGGAAAATCAGGTTATGTTTATATTGTTGATGGTTTGGGAAAAGTCATTTTTGATCCAAGTGGTGAGTTTAAAAATCTGGAAGAACTAAAAGTTGTTTTACCTCAAAATGGTAAAAAGTTAATTGATGAAATAAAAAGTAGTTATGTTAAAAAAGAGACCTTGGAATATAATTGGAATAGAATTTATGATCCAAATAATTTTAATTATAAAAAAATATCTTGGATTGAATATAATAAAAATTTAGATTGGTATATAATTTCTTCTGTTTATGAAGATGATTTTTCTTCATTTGTTGAAAGAATAAGTTCTTTGATATTAAATATTCTGATACTAATATTTGTTGTATTGGCTGTAATTGCACTATTTATTATTATAAAAATCATTGCTCCAATTAATAAAATGGTTAAAGAAGTTCAAAAAGCTAATATTAATATTGATGGTTTTAAAAATGGAATTAAAGCTAAAGATGAAATAGGTTTTTTGGCAACACAATTTAATACTTTACTTGATCAAGTTGAAACAAATAGAAAAACTTTTGAAGAACAAGTTCTTGCAAAAACAAAAGAGATTCAAAATAAATTATATTATGACGATTTGACAAACTTGAAAAATAGACATGCTTTAGAGGATGATATAAAAGATATTGATTTTGTATCTATAGCCTTACTTGATATTGATTCTTTTGATGATATAAATGAACTTTATGGATTTTCAACTGGAAATTTAGTTTTGATAGAAGTTGGAAAGATTTTAAATGAATTTTCATTAAAATATGATGTTTTAGCCTATAGAATATATGGAAATGTATTTTGTTTAGCTGATAAAAATATGATGAGTTTTTATAAATTTTATGAGCTTATTGAAGAGTTAAGAATACTATTTAAAAACATGCCAATTTACATTGAACAACTTGATATTGATATTTTTATAAATATCACTTTAGGTATTTCAATGGCACAAGAAGAATCTATTAAAACAGCAGGAATTGCACTTAAAAAAGCTAAAAAAAATAATCTGCCATATTTTGTTTATAATAATGAAATTGATACAAAAGAAATTATTGAAAAATCTATGTATTGGCGAGAGAAAATAAAAAAAGCAATTGAAAATGATAAAGTTATACCATTTTATCAAGCAATTTTTGATAGAAATAAAAATATAGTGAAATATGAAACTTTAATGAGAATAGAAGATATTAATGAAAAAGATGAAACTATTTATTTAAGTCCTTATTTTTTTCTTGATATTTCTGTTAAAACAAAACAATATCTTCAGTTATCTAATCAAATTATATTTAAAGCTTTAAATGATTTAACAAAAACTGATAAACAAATATCTATAAATTTAAGTTTTAAAGATATTCTTGATACTGAATTTATAAATTTTTTAGATAAAAGTTTGAATCAAATTGCTAATGAAGATAAAAAAAGAGTGGTTTTTGAAATTTTAGAGAGTGATTATATTTCTGATTATACTTTACTTGAAGACTTTATTGCTAAATATAGAGAACAAGGTATAAAAATAGCAATTGATGATTTTGGAACAGGATATTCAAATTTTGCACATATTCTAAAAATTAGACCAAATTATATAAAAATAGATGGTTCATTAATTAAAAATATTTATTCAGATAAAAACTCATATGAAATGGTTAAATCAATTATTGATTTTAGTAAAGCTTTAAATATAAGAGTAATTGCTGAATTTGTTCATTCTCAAGAAGTATTTGATTCTCTTGTTTCTTTGGGTGTTGATGAATTCCAAGGTTTCTATTTAGCAGAACCAGCACCTAATTTTTTATAG